A genomic region of Micromonospora sp. NBC_01796 contains the following coding sequences:
- a CDS encoding GNAT family N-acetyltransferase: protein MPAIVAMVHELAEYERAPDECHLTEEQLHAALFAEQPALFGHVALDADGEPIGFALWFLNFSTWRGVHGIYLEDLYVRPAARGTGTGRRLLATLAAVCVERGYQRLDWWVLNWNPAREFYHSIGAAAMDEWLPYRLTGDALTDLARHAD, encoded by the coding sequence GTGCCGGCCATCGTCGCGATGGTGCACGAGTTGGCCGAGTACGAACGCGCCCCGGACGAGTGCCACCTCACCGAGGAGCAGCTGCACGCGGCCCTCTTCGCCGAGCAGCCGGCGCTGTTCGGGCATGTCGCGCTCGACGCCGACGGTGAGCCGATCGGTTTCGCGCTCTGGTTCCTCAACTTCTCCACCTGGCGCGGCGTCCACGGGATCTACCTGGAGGACCTCTACGTCCGACCGGCGGCCCGGGGCACCGGTACGGGCCGGAGGCTGCTCGCCACCCTGGCCGCCGTCTGCGTCGAGCGCGGTTACCAGCGGCTGGACTGGTGGGTGCTCAACTGGAACCCGGCCCGCGAGTTCTACCACTCGATCGGCGCCGCCGCGATGGACGAGTGGCTGCCGTACCGGCTCACCGGCGACGCGCTGACCGATCTCGCCCGGCACGCCGACTGA
- a CDS encoding S24 family peptidase, which produces MGPAGNRPDRTVPPGRGLFAVLVIGPSMVPTLRHGDAVLVRRRGRAIRPGDVVVAVFRTRPDLVVVKRVVRAEDGGWWLHGDNPLITDDSRAYGVADVLGRVVLRYWPRLRRFGYHPV; this is translated from the coding sequence ATGGGACCAGCGGGAAATCGACCGGATCGAACGGTGCCACCGGGGCGCGGGCTGTTCGCCGTACTCGTGATCGGTCCGTCCATGGTGCCGACGCTGCGTCACGGCGACGCGGTGCTGGTGCGGCGGCGTGGTCGCGCGATCCGGCCCGGTGACGTGGTCGTCGCGGTCTTCCGCACCCGCCCCGACCTGGTTGTGGTCAAGCGGGTGGTCCGCGCCGAGGATGGTGGGTGGTGGTTGCACGGTGACAACCCGCTGATCACGGACGACTCCCGAGCGTACGGAGTGGCCGATGTGCTCGGTCGGGTGGTGCTGCGGTACTGGCCGCGCCTGCGGAGGTTCGGTTACCACCCGGTATGA
- the sodN gene encoding superoxide dismutase, Ni, producing the protein MRLPRILTPRFVAHAHCDLPCGVYDPAQARIEAESVKAICEKYQANTDPEFRTRALIIKEQRAELVKHHLWVLWTDYFKPPHFEKYPNLHSLFNEATKLAGGGGGAKASTDPAKADELLQKIDEISKIFWETKQA; encoded by the coding sequence ATGCGACTTCCACGCATCCTCACACCACGTTTCGTCGCGCACGCCCACTGCGACCTGCCCTGCGGGGTCTACGACCCGGCACAGGCTCGGATTGAGGCCGAGTCCGTAAAGGCGATCTGCGAGAAGTACCAGGCCAACACGGACCCGGAGTTCCGGACCCGTGCCCTGATCATCAAGGAACAGCGCGCCGAGCTGGTCAAGCACCACCTGTGGGTGCTCTGGACCGACTACTTCAAGCCGCCGCACTTCGAGAAGTACCCGAACCTGCACTCGCTGTTCAACGAGGCCACCAAGCTGGCCGGTGGCGGCGGCGGCGCCAAGGCGTCGACCGACCCGGCCAAGGCCGACGAGCTGCTGCAGAAGATCGACGAGATCTCGAAGATCTTCTGGGAGACCAAGCAGGCGTGA
- a CDS encoding NAD(P)-dependent malic enzyme, translating into MSSSSVDHADPVFELHRGGKLAVASTVPLTSREDLSLAYTPGVARVCEAIAADPGLVDDYTWVSHTVAVVTDGSAVLGLGNIGPRAAMPVMEGKAVLFKQFGGVDAVPICLDTQDVEEIISVVTALAPSFGGINLEDISAPRCFEIERRLEEALPIPVFHDDQHGTAIVVLAALRNAATLLNRKLGDLRVVVSGAGAAGVAVTRMLAAGGVNPDDIVVCDSRGILHPEREGLTEVKAELADFTNSARRQGDITAALHDADVLIGVSGGQIPEAAIAGMASGGIVFALANPTPEVHPDVAGRHVAVVATGRSDFPNQINNVLAFPGIFRGALDARATRITDGMKVAAADAIAAVVAENLTPDAIVPSPLDPRVAPAVAEAVLDAARRDGVARA; encoded by the coding sequence ATGTCATCGTCTTCTGTGGATCATGCTGATCCGGTTTTCGAACTGCACCGAGGCGGCAAGCTGGCGGTGGCCTCGACGGTACCGCTGACCAGCCGGGAAGACCTGTCGCTCGCGTACACCCCCGGGGTTGCCCGGGTCTGCGAGGCGATCGCCGCCGACCCGGGACTGGTCGACGACTACACCTGGGTCTCGCACACGGTGGCCGTGGTGACCGACGGCTCGGCCGTACTCGGGCTGGGCAACATCGGTCCCCGCGCGGCGATGCCGGTGATGGAGGGCAAGGCGGTGCTGTTCAAGCAGTTCGGCGGCGTGGACGCGGTGCCGATCTGCCTGGACACGCAGGACGTGGAAGAGATCATCTCGGTGGTGACCGCGCTGGCCCCGTCGTTCGGCGGGATCAACCTGGAGGACATCAGCGCCCCCCGCTGCTTCGAGATCGAACGCCGGCTGGAGGAGGCGCTGCCGATCCCGGTCTTCCACGACGACCAGCACGGCACCGCGATCGTGGTGCTCGCCGCCCTGCGCAACGCCGCCACCCTGCTCAACCGCAAGCTCGGTGACCTGCGGGTGGTGGTCAGCGGGGCGGGCGCGGCCGGCGTCGCGGTGACCAGGATGCTGGCCGCCGGCGGGGTCAACCCCGATGACATCGTGGTCTGCGACTCGCGCGGCATCCTGCACCCGGAACGCGAGGGGCTCACCGAGGTCAAGGCGGAACTGGCCGACTTCACCAACTCCGCGCGCCGGCAGGGCGACATCACCGCCGCACTGCACGACGCCGACGTGCTGATCGGCGTCTCCGGCGGGCAGATCCCGGAGGCGGCGATCGCCGGGATGGCTTCCGGCGGGATCGTCTTCGCCCTGGCCAACCCGACACCCGAGGTGCACCCGGACGTCGCGGGCCGGCACGTCGCGGTGGTCGCCACCGGCCGCAGCGACTTCCCGAACCAGATCAACAACGTCCTCGCGTTCCCGGGGATCTTCCGGGGCGCGCTCGACGCGCGGGCCACCCGGATCACCGACGGCATGAAGGTGGCCGCCGCCGACGCGATCGCCGCGGTGGTCGCCGAGAACCTGACCCCGGACGCGATCGTCCCGTCGCCGCTGGACCCCCGGGTCGCCCCGGCGGTGGCCGAGGCCGTCCTCGACGCCGCCCGCCGCGACGGCGTCGCCCGCGCCTGA
- a CDS encoding zinc-binding dehydrogenase, whose product MRIMRAAFASTFDADNPLAALTVGERPEPVHPADDWLTVEVRASSLNRHDLWSLVGVGLSVEQLPMILGCDAAGIDPDGNEVLVYPVVLDPADPRGVSILSEKFQGTLAERVAVPRGNLVPVPAGLSLTDAACLPTAWLTAYRMLTDRGRIDEGDAVLVQGAGGGVATAAVVLAVAMGKRVYATSRDAAKRDRIAALGATAVAPGARLPERVDVVIETVGAATFDHSMKSARPGARIVVSGATSGHEPKVNLRRVFALQLEILGTSMGTPAELAELLAFCVDRGVRPVVDSVHGFSQVADAFARLQSGEVFGKVVLDHTR is encoded by the coding sequence GTGCGGATCATGCGTGCCGCCTTCGCCTCGACGTTCGATGCCGACAATCCGCTCGCCGCGCTCACCGTCGGGGAGCGTCCGGAGCCGGTGCACCCGGCCGACGACTGGCTGACCGTGGAGGTCAGGGCCAGTTCCCTCAACCGGCACGACCTGTGGTCACTGGTCGGGGTCGGGCTGAGCGTGGAGCAGTTGCCGATGATCCTCGGGTGCGACGCCGCCGGGATCGACCCGGACGGCAACGAGGTGCTCGTCTACCCGGTGGTCCTGGATCCGGCCGACCCCCGTGGCGTGTCGATCCTGTCGGAGAAGTTCCAGGGCACGCTGGCCGAGCGGGTTGCGGTGCCGAGGGGGAACCTGGTGCCCGTACCGGCGGGGCTCTCGCTCACCGACGCGGCCTGCCTGCCGACGGCGTGGCTGACCGCGTACCGGATGCTCACCGACCGGGGGCGGATCGACGAGGGTGACGCGGTCCTGGTGCAGGGCGCCGGGGGCGGGGTGGCGACCGCCGCCGTCGTGCTCGCGGTGGCGATGGGCAAGCGGGTGTACGCGACCAGCCGGGACGCCGCCAAGCGGGACCGGATCGCGGCGCTCGGTGCGACGGCGGTGGCACCGGGAGCCCGGCTGCCGGAACGGGTCGACGTGGTCATCGAGACCGTCGGCGCGGCAACGTTCGACCACTCGATGAAGTCGGCCAGGCCCGGCGCCCGGATCGTGGTGTCGGGGGCGACCTCGGGTCACGAGCCGAAGGTGAACCTCCGTCGGGTCTTCGCGTTGCAGTTGGAGATCCTCGGCACCTCGATGGGTACGCCTGCGGAGCTGGCCGAACTGCTCGCGTTCTGCGTCGACCGGGGGGTCCGCCCGGTGGTCGACTCGGTCCACGGGTTCTCGCAGGTGGCCGACGCGTTCGCCCGGCTCCAGTCCGGCGAGGTGTTCGGCAAGGTGGTGCTCGACCACACCCGGTGA